A single region of the Drosophila miranda strain MSH22 chromosome 2, D.miranda_PacBio2.1, whole genome shotgun sequence genome encodes:
- the LOC108155038 gene encoding uncharacterized protein LOC108155038: MVNVPPLLCSTPPPIDFGEDDDDSGLQSTINLDDGDEYPDDDFRLVTSRSTGLEAGLNAKEAQSQSQPEPQHQSVAISAYSERPPDLELIENCEISKPSVDAIKQTVEAFNYQVKQSQSLEGYDGYQETPPPLADELEESEEVEEEEANINDNVPSLKLDSLSLYSTESVSASSTLSPVADADEEMPPPPTTTTTTTTTTKAPALAPVLSHQVTLEDVSDDSDEECSPKKPKELFIREGAEDFFAIEVLATPPATATLTSTQTQSQSSFSQLEKPAADADLFNFADSFEEATAQSSVRKDVIQEQQQQQQQTNDEDEFYDFGDFDDFSAVPTPTVEAMPPPVQQRKDSLEAAPPATAADDGFDDFQEFATPPEGDADDDDDFGDFSEPLTAPIPIAVAVPPPPPPAAVHLSIDERIKPVLELMFPLSQESSAANEAKRRPLAQCQTFNFGAIEQAQALDYQWTSSEMRHSLVRSLGIDSRNILFGDKWNASMPRFAANLSFDPLKPLKPLEATPLNSQQSVGLEATTATATAAAQTGQTEARAGPSNGEKCVVASSTETTNFDQGNVNPDINSDRLESTAAPPAAVAAAAAATLSTALSANGYGHNLNGSEQLHQQQQQQQQQQLQQQPHQQQFDLRATSTPSPPPVSAPAVALEELKGSSTTSTPTGFAMPLKETHIYTPSKSDTAVARTTTLAPIDFDYEIAATGIIIDETVVKKEYRDVEYKPPPFGLDSPSRLPSSNGTSSFELPTTVNPMAEDDDFSDFQSMPARTQASLQPPRNGTPTFGEQMILCPAILLPQAIPLAKTTIEWGDNALSSINAEEMARIEDLFSAQSKPPTISATVAKQPPQQQQQNQQKQEDDEWSDFVSVPVPQQQQHPQQKQSFSNNNNINSLKKPPSGTGSGPGPKEDDWSDFVSSTPLAARPSAPQFNSGAWQSANFYNNPLSLYQHQKQTHAHSNLVPKYQHSGSASTNHNNNNNNNNNVPARPQQIHIMHDFSTAPSTTGAGSLAAGATYQQHHQRQQFQIGNAKVAPLISVIPDLSFVAPALPTNGGAFMGSLPKPSFGGKK, translated from the exons ATGGTAAACGTGCCGCCCCTGCTGTGCAGCACGCCGCCACCGATCGATTTTggcgaggacgacgacgactccGGGCTGCAGTCGACGATCAACTTGGACGACGGTGACGAATACCCCGACGATGACTTTCGCTTAGTCACCAGCCGCTCAACGGGGCTCGAAGCGGGGCTCAATGCAAAAG AAgcacagtcacagtcacagccagAACCCCAACACCAATCCGTAGCCATATCAGCGTACAGTGAACGGCCGCCCGATCTGGAACTGATTGAGAATTGTGAGATTAGCAAACCATCTGTAGACGCCATTAAGCAAACTGTGGAGGCTTTCAATTACCAAGTGAAACAGTCGCAATCGCTTGAGGGGTACGACGGTTATCAGGAAACGCCCCCGCCCCTGGCAGATGAGTTGGAGGAATCCGAAGAAGTGGAGGAAGAGGAAGCCAATATAAATGACAACGTGCCGTCCCTTAAATTGGACAGCCTGAGTCTGTATTCCACGGAAAGTGTCTCGGCCTCGTCCACACTGTCGCCCGTTGCAGATGCCGACGAGGAGATGCCGCCACCACCAACGACTACGAcgacaaccacaaccacaaccaaaGCACCTGCACTTGCACCTGTCCTCAGCCATCAAGTCACGCTGGAGGATGTGTCCGATGACAGCGACGAGGAGTGTTCGCCAAAGAAACCCAAAGAACTATTTATACGCGAGGGAGCCGAAGATTTCTTTGCCATTGAAGTACTGGCCACAcccccagccacagccacactGACCTCCACCCagacccagtcccagtcctCCTTCTCCCAGTTGGAAAAGCCAGCAGCGGATGCagatttatttaattttgcTGATAGTTTTGAAGAGGCGACAGCACAGTCCTCTGTTCGGAAGGATGTCAtccaagagcagcagcagcagcagcaacaaacgAATGATGAGGACGAATTTTATGACTTTGGCGACTTTGATGATTTTTCGGCTGTGCCCACGCCAACAGTGGAAGCTATGCCACCGCCAGTTCAGCAGAGAAAAGATTCCCTGGAGGCTGCTCCTCCAGCAACTGCTGCAGATGATGGCTTCGATGATTTTCAAGAGTTTGCCACTCCCCCAGAAGGTGAtgccgacgatgacgatgacttTGGTGACTTCTCAGAGCCCCTCACAGCACCCATACCCATAGCCGTAGCCGTGcctccgccaccgccgcctGCAGCAGTCCACCTGAGCATTGATGAGCGCATCAAGCCAGTCCTAGAGCTAATGTTTCCCCTGTCCCAGGAGAGCAGTGCCGCGAATGAGGCCAAACGGCGGCCCCTGGCCCAGTGTCAGACCTTCAATTTTGGTGCCATCGAGCAGGCGCAGGCCCTGGACTATCAGTGGACCAGCTCGGAGATGAGGCACTCCCTAGTGCGGTCCCTGGGCATCGATTCAAGAAATATA CTCTTTGGGGACAAGTGGAATGCTTCCATGCCGCGCTTCGCTGCCAATCTGAGCTTCGATCCTCTGAAGCCGCTCAAGCCGCTGGAGGCCACGCCCCTGAACAGCCAGCAGTCAGTGG GATTGgaggcaacaacagcaacagccaccgCAGCAGCACAAACGGGCCAAACTGAAGCGCGGGCTGGCCCGTCTAATGGGGAAAAGTGTGTCGTCGCCAGCAGCACCGAAACCACCAACTTTGACCAGGGCAACGTTAACCCAGACATTAATAGCGACCGCCTTGAGTCCACAGCAGcgccaccagcagcagttgctgctgcagcagcagcgacgctATCGACTGCTCTATCAGCAAACGGCTATGGCCACAACCTCAACGGCAGTGAGCAgctgcatcagcagcaacagcaacagcagcagcagcagctgcaacagcaaccaCACCAGCAGCAGTTTGATTTGAGAGCAACCTCAACGCCATCTCCACCTCCAGTTTCAGCTCCAGCAGTGGCGCTAGAGGAGCTCAAAGGAAGCAGCACCACCAGTACTCCCACTGGCTTTGCGATGCCACTGAAGGAGACCCATATTTACACACCCTCGAAATCAGATACGGCTGTGGCAAGGACCACAACGCTAGCGCCCATTGATTTCGACTACGAGATCGCGGCCACTGGCATCATCATTGATGAGACGGTGGTCAAGAAGGAGTACCGCGATGTGGAGTACAAACCGCCGCCATTTGGCCTGGACTCGCCCAGCAGATTGCCCAGCAGCAACGGAACGAGCAGCTTTGAGCTTCCGACGACAGTGAACCCAATGGCGGAGGATGATGATTTCAGTGACTTCCAGTCGATGCCAGCGAGAACGCAAGCCTCGCTACAGCCGCCAAGGAACGGGACGCCCACGTTTGGCGAACAAATGATACTCTGCCCGGCCATATTGCTGCCACAGGCCATTCCCCTGGCCAAAACCACCATAGAGTGGGGCGACAATGCTCTGTCCAGCATCAATGCTGAGGAAATGGCCCGCATTGAAGATCTGTTCTCGGCACAGTCCAAGCCCCCGACGATAAGTGCAACGGTTGCCAAGCAGCCgccccagcaacagcagcagaaccaGCAGAAACAGGAGGATGATGAGTGGTCGGACTTTGTGTCGGTGCCTgtgccccagcagcagcagcatccacagcAGAAACAGTCTTTTAGCAATAATAACAATATCAACAGCTTGAAGAAGCCCCCATCTGGGActgggtctgggcctgggccgAAAGAGGATGATTGGTCCGATTTTGTGAGCAGCACTCCTCTGGCGGCCCGACCATCGGCTCCACAGTTTAATTCCGGGGCCTGGCAGAGCGCCAATTTCTACAACAATCCACTCAGTCTCTATCAGCACCAGAAGCAGACGCATGCCCACAGCAATCTGGTGCCCAAATATCAGCACAGCGGCAGTGCCTCAACCAAccacaataacaataacaacaacaacaacaatgtgCCAGCCAGGCCGCAGCAGATCCACATAATGCACGACTTCTCCACGGCGCCCTCGACAACGGGCGCGGGCTCGTTGGCAGCCGGAGCCACCTATCAGCAGCACCATCAGCGGCAGCAATTCCAGATAGGCAATGCCAAGGTGGCACCGCTCATATCCGTCATACCCGATCTGAGCTTTGTGGCCCCGGCCTTGCCCACAAATGGGGGGGCCTTTATGGGATCGCTGCCGAAGCCCAGTTTCGGTGGCAAGAAATGA